The Plasmodium vivax chromosome 13, whole genome shotgun sequence nucleotide sequence CCAGGAGGGACCCCCTGTACAGCGCCTTTGCGAGGAAGTACCCCGTGGAGATGGTCTTCTTTGACGGGGTCACCGGGGAAAAGCGGCGGGAGAATACGCATCAGGAGAATACGCAGCAGGCGGAGAAGCAGATGGAGGGGGAGCTGCCCCCCCGTGGAGAAGCCCCCCAACCGCAGCTGATGGCCTCCCTCACCAGGAGCATCCACCCCTACGACGTCAAACTCATGCACGCCTTTCTCCAAAAGAACGCCCGAGAGCTGCACCACAgcgccttcttcttcacctcggAGGAGAGCATCAAGACGAAGCTCTTCGCCTACGAGCTCTGCAACGCCGACTACGACCTCTACAACGTCATCCTGCACATGCGGAACGGCCAAGTGGCTGGCTTAATAAAAACGGAGAAGAGACAGCACTGTAATCACTGCTATGTCTATGCAGCCGACGCACCCACGTTTACCCACCTGATTCAGAAGCTGCACGTTTTTTCCAGCAGCCAGCACTGCACCGGCACCTTCGTCTACCTGAAGAAGGACTCCCCCTTCGCGGAGCAGCTCACGGCCCTGTCCTACGCGGTAGACCACGAGCAGGGCGACGTACTCTGCTACGCGGTTAAgcagttaagcggttaaTCAGTTAAGAAGTTGCGCCGCTACGCCGTTACGCCGCTACACTCCTGCGCGCACTTTCAACGTGGCCCATTTTAAAGCAAACGGGTCGCCCCAGCGGTTCCACGTTGAGCGGCCGACTGGGCGGTCGCCTCGCCCGCAAAGTCAAACTGAACGGAGCTAAAAGAGGTTAAGCTAAGAGAAGCTAATCTAAACGAGGTTAAGCTAAACGAAGTTAAGCTCAGCTAAGCTAACGACGCTACGCTAGCGAAGCTCATTCGGCTAGCCGCAACTCACTGCGCGTGCTTCAACCCACCTGGGTGTAGGGAGCCAAACCGGTGTGACAAAAAGGGGCCGTCCCCAAGTGACCCCTGTGACGAGGCCCAGCTTGGCCCTCTCGTtcaaaaggaggagggggattACCCCAAACGGGGGCTGCACCATTGTGTTGGCGCCTCCCCCCGTGGCTACCCTTTGGAGGTGAGTCCACTCCCAGTCGCGCCCCCAGGGTAGACCATTTGCACAGCGTGGGCGCCCCCGTATTGCCTGCGCAAAATGTTCGCGCGGAGCTTTACGCTGAGCAGTAAGTCGTCGCAGCCACACAcattggaggaaaaaaaatcattccggttaaggtaaaaataaatcgtGCTGTCAGTCTTCCCCTGCAAGTAAGACGAACTAGCACACCTGACGATTTTTAAatcttcaaattttaaattgtcATGAGAGGATGGCAAAAGGGACAGGCATTCACTGTGCAGCAGATCATCGTGTAGCTTCACCAActtgggatttttttctacacCCCTttggaaatataaaaaacactCGTGTAGAATTTTCATCTCGTTGATTGTGGCCTTCTTATACACATACTGGAGGGCTAGGAAAATTTCCTGGGCTGTTTGTTCCAGTTCGGCTGACTGCACACCTTTActtccctcttctccctccatGGCGAGGAGCGTGCACACGTAGAGGAGGTTGACCAAATTGGATGTGTCATACAAATGCAGGTAATCCAAAACGCACACGTTCAGCAGATGCTTAAGTGTGTTTTTCTCCCCGTAATTTAGCAGCGTGAGTAGCAGCAGGTGAAAAGGCAGAAAGTTAAGAACGTACGGGTTGTAAGCGCTTTGTTGGGGGTACCCCTTGTGTGAGTTTTTCCTAGCGTGTTTTTcacccggggggggggaaagttCTTCCCTTTCGCCACTTCCCCTCATGCACTTCTCCCCTTGAGAGACATAcaaatttttcccctccagaGATAACTGCTCATTTCTATTGTTCACAAAATTTTCCACGTTGATGATGACCAAGTCGAATAGTCCTTCATGTCTCAGTTTGGAGGCCAACATTAGGAGGAGCACATAGGAGACATTCTCTGGAGGTAACAACTTGatgttatttaattttttttcaaactgggtatgtatatatgtgttttcttttaaccCTAATCTTTTATATGCGCTTagaaattttacaaaatttttaaagctgCAACTGTCTCCATTGGTATGCAATTGCTTCACCTTCCTGTTCACCAGCTCGAGTAGTACCTCCTGGGGGGCATCCAACCGGCTGCACGCCTCAATTATGGTGAAGCCATCCTTATCATAATAATCATAATTGGTTGCAATTCTGTTTATAATATTGGCAGAAGTATCCGCATCTACGTACAGGTAGGATACATTTTTAACTATCGAGACCaactcatttttgtaatCATTTATATTGCTGTTCAGGTGAGACATGAGTGGTGCCTTGACAGCTGGGTGGTGCAGATTTAGCTGCTTATACACATTGGTTAGTATTTTTACCCGTAGAGGAGACCTAATATTCACTAGGTCGTTAACCCTGTTGCAGACAACTCCAAGCAACGTTTCATTTGAGTATTTTAACTTTGCGTAGATTTCCAATACTTGAACCAGCTGAGGGGGGAAGTAGTCTTCGCTAAAATCGTACACATGGTTGGTGATCGTCTTCACCACTTCCGCGTCGCACCTCCTCTCCCTGCTGATGTCGCTCAACAGGTTTATCACCTGCTCCGGGGTTTTGCTTCCTACCTTCAGGAGGTGCTCGTACTGCCGGTAGGCGTCGCTCTCCCGGCGCGCGGGGTGCAAACTGACGCTGTGTTGCAAACTCACATCGTGCTGCAAGCTCACACCCTGCTGCAAACTCACATCGTGCCGCTGAttggcctcccccctgctgcaCGAGCTCAGGCAGCGCGAGTTGGGCAGCTGCCCCCTTCGGATCTTCAGGCACCTCCCCACTCTGCCCGGAAGCGCCGCCATTTGGGGGAGAGGCAGCGCAGAAGCGCAGGGCAATGTAGCTATGTAGCTATGTATCGATGTACAGAAGTACGCCCCTAACGGCGTAACTACCCTTGGAGGGGGACCCTCGCAACGAAAAAAAGCGCCTTATTATCAACGCCGCATCATCAGCGACGCACCCGCTGTTCGCCACCTTACGCTACCTCCTTCTCATGCCTATCACCCCGTGGCTCTTTTAAAACCCCACGTGTCGGCTCCGCGGGGGATGAATTCGTATGACCAAATGGGAACACCATAACGTGACAGTTAAATAAtgcaaagagaaaaattgcaCAGCGTACACGCAGGCTAATTTGCCACTTTAACCGTTTCGTAACTACTATGCTGGCAACCACGCTCTGTCGCCCTTTCCTCCCCCTACGCAGTGGTGCACATGTTTGCGCAATTTGCGTATGCGCCAGGGGCGAGCGCGCGTGAGACCCCCCGATTGGttatttt carries:
- a CDS encoding hypothetical protein, conserved (encoded by transcript PVX_084665A), which codes for MAALPGRVGRCLKIRRGQLPNSRCLSSCSRGEANQRHDVSLQQGVSLQHDVSLQHSVSLHPARRESDAYRQYEHLLKVGSKTPEQVINLLSDISRERRCDAEVVKTITNHVYDFSEDYFPPQLVQVLEIYAKLKYSNETLLGVVCNRVNDLVNIRSPLRVKILTNVYKQLNLHHPAVKAPLMSHLNSNINDYKNELVSIVKNVSYLYVDADTSANIINRIATNYDYYDKDGFTIIEACSRLDAPQEVLLELVNRKVKQLHTNGDSCSFKNFVKFLSAYKRLGLKENTYIHTQFEKKLNNIKLLPPENVSYVLLLMLASKLRHEGLFDLVIINVENFVNNRNEQLSLEGKNLYVSQGEKCMRGSGEREELSPPPGEKHARKNSHKGYPQQSAYNPYVLNFLPFHLLLLTLLNYGEKNTLKHLLNVCVLDYLHLYDTSNLVNLLYVCTLLAMEGEEGSKGVQSAELEQTAQEIFLALQYVYKKATINEMKILHECFLYFQRGVEKNPKLVKLHDDLLHSECLSLLPSSHDNLKFEDLKIVRCASSSYLQGKTDSTIYFYLNRNDFFSSNVCGCDDLLLSVKLRANILRRQYGGAHAVQMVYPGGATGSGLTSKG